A region of Streptomyces sp. WMMC500 DNA encodes the following proteins:
- a CDS encoding response regulator transcription factor, whose product MTDDAAGGTPPAGTPPAGTPSAGTPSAGTPAAGAPAGGAGRGEGRRVRVVLVDDHRMFRAGVQAEIGVTDETGVEVVGEAADVEQAVTVITATRPEVVLLDVHLPGGGGVEVLRRCSGLMGESPSGEAPVRFLALSVSDAAEDVIGVIRGGARGYVTKTITGSDLVAAIFQVSEGDAVFSPRLAGFVLDAFASTDAPPVDEDLDRLTQREREVLRLIARGYAYKEVAKQLYISVKTVESHVSAVLRKLQLSNRHELTRWATARRLV is encoded by the coding sequence ATGACGGACGACGCAGCGGGCGGTACGCCTCCGGCAGGGACACCCCCGGCGGGGACGCCTTCGGCAGGGACGCCTTCGGCGGGGACGCCGGCGGCCGGGGCTCCGGCGGGCGGTGCGGGCCGGGGGGAGGGCCGTCGGGTACGGGTCGTGCTCGTCGACGACCACCGCATGTTCCGCGCCGGGGTGCAGGCGGAGATCGGGGTGACGGACGAGACCGGCGTCGAGGTCGTCGGCGAGGCGGCGGACGTGGAGCAGGCCGTGACGGTCATCACCGCCACCCGCCCCGAGGTCGTGCTGCTCGACGTGCACCTGCCGGGCGGCGGCGGCGTCGAGGTGCTGCGCCGCTGCTCGGGGCTGATGGGGGAGTCGCCGAGCGGCGAGGCGCCGGTGCGCTTCCTGGCGCTGTCGGTGTCGGACGCGGCCGAGGACGTCATCGGCGTCATCCGCGGCGGCGCGCGCGGGTACGTGACGAAGACCATCACCGGCTCCGACCTGGTCGCCGCGATCTTCCAGGTGTCGGAGGGAGACGCGGTCTTCTCGCCGCGGCTCGCCGGCTTCGTCCTCGACGCCTTCGCGTCGACGGACGCGCCGCCGGTCGACGAGGACCTGGACCGGCTGACGCAGCGGGAGCGGGAGGTGCTGCGGCTGATCGCGCGGGGGTACGCGTACAAGGAAGTGGCCAAGCAGCTCTACATCTCCGTCAAGACCGTCGAGTCGCACGTCTCGGCGGTGCTGCGCAAGCTCCAGTTGTCGAACCGCCACGAGCTGACGCGCTGGGCGACGGCCCGCCGGCTGGTCTGA